The Ensifer adhaerens genome contains a region encoding:
- a CDS encoding phage regulatory CII family protein — MSDAFLYRVKAAQRDLIERCGGIERAVTITGFSKSHVGRWNNPNDPDLMPIGAVRALEQDCGQPLITAVMAEASGRRLTDPEAERQSEVNVLAAHAEVMRLSGELANCVAVAISDGHFSPTEAASVDRVAASLEKAMSELRAMAAVVKAQGGMSASLRLVRD, encoded by the coding sequence ATGTCCGACGCCTTCCTCTACCGCGTGAAAGCTGCGCAGCGTGACCTGATCGAACGTTGCGGTGGCATCGAGCGCGCCGTGACCATCACCGGCTTTTCGAAGAGCCATGTCGGCCGCTGGAACAACCCGAACGACCCCGATCTGATGCCGATCGGCGCCGTTCGCGCGCTGGAGCAGGACTGCGGCCAGCCGCTGATCACTGCCGTGATGGCGGAAGCCAGCGGCCGGCGGCTGACAGACCCGGAAGCCGAAAGGCAATCCGAGGTCAACGTGCTTGCCGCGCACGCTGAGGTGATGCGCCTTTCCGGCGAGCTGGCGAATTGCGTCGCAGTCGCGATCTCAGACGGGCATTTCTCGCCGACCGAAGCGGCCAGCGTCGACCGTGTGGCGGCTTCCCTCGAAAAGGCGATGTCCGAGCTGCGCGCGATGGCAGCCGTCGTCAAGGCGCAGGGCGGCATGTCCGCATCGCTGCGGCTCGTGAGGGACTGA
- a CDS encoding XRE family transcriptional regulator yields MRSWRGLLPNRQIFVNGDFAYLALAQIPQAVEICHMDKAPAPNRIREFREERDMTIEQLAEATHLSVSYVSRLESGGRNLSVGKLNLFAHALGVDPRDLLAEAPTEERRVIAVMGRIGAGAEILPEDEQVPPEGLYEIETPFPLPDDALAFEVTGESMWPRYDPGDIIICWKQGTNVEDVIGWEAAVKTSSGKRYLKRVLRGPTPHTYDLESHNAPPIRGVEIVWLAAIQSVIRSGQWTKLSASARTNLSRRMLAMR; encoded by the coding sequence GTGCGTTCATGGCGCGGATTATTGCCAAATAGGCAAATTTTTGTCAACGGCGACTTTGCCTATTTGGCTCTGGCGCAAATTCCACAGGCGGTTGAAATTTGCCATATGGACAAAGCACCTGCACCAAACCGTATCCGAGAGTTTCGCGAAGAGCGCGACATGACTATCGAGCAGCTCGCTGAAGCGACGCACTTGTCGGTTTCATACGTTTCGCGGCTGGAGAGTGGCGGAAGGAACCTATCGGTAGGAAAGCTAAATCTCTTCGCTCATGCGTTGGGCGTGGATCCACGTGACCTTTTGGCGGAGGCCCCGACAGAAGAGCGTCGCGTCATTGCCGTAATGGGCCGGATCGGTGCAGGAGCGGAAATATTGCCTGAGGATGAACAAGTCCCACCAGAGGGGCTTTACGAGATCGAGACCCCATTCCCCCTTCCTGATGATGCATTGGCCTTTGAAGTTACTGGGGAATCTATGTGGCCGCGCTACGACCCCGGCGACATCATCATTTGCTGGAAGCAAGGCACCAACGTCGAAGACGTTATTGGCTGGGAGGCAGCCGTTAAGACCAGCTCCGGAAAGCGCTACCTCAAGCGGGTCTTGCGCGGGCCAACGCCTCATACTTACGACCTCGAAAGCCACAATGCACCGCCCATCAGAGGCGTCGAGATCGTATGGCTGGCGGCTATCCAGTCCGTAATCAGAAGCGGCCAGTGGACCAAACTCTCAGCGTCGGCCAGGACCAACTTGAGCCGCAGAATGTTAGCAATGCGCTAA
- a CDS encoding DUF4326 domain-containing protein, whose translation MKAIRLQLSRRKGFSLQDTSLAANGLSAVKVARPSKYGNPVIKQDFDELQAIHGELGRPPIEGIWQQHAVKCFDAWIGGKLPELGTPPTCAEIRRDLKGKNLACWCELDDPCHADVLLLVANDAGEAKS comes from the coding sequence ATGAAGGCCATCCGGCTCCAGCTTTCCCGCCGCAAGGGCTTTAGCCTTCAAGACACCAGCCTTGCTGCGAATGGCCTGTCAGCGGTCAAGGTCGCGCGGCCGTCAAAATACGGCAATCCGGTCATCAAACAGGACTTCGACGAACTCCAGGCGATCCATGGGGAACTCGGCCGTCCGCCGATCGAGGGCATATGGCAGCAGCACGCCGTGAAATGCTTCGACGCGTGGATCGGCGGTAAGTTGCCGGAACTCGGCACGCCGCCGACATGCGCAGAGATCCGGCGAGACCTGAAAGGCAAGAACCTCGCCTGCTGGTGCGAACTCGACGACCCTTGCCATGCCGATGTCTTGCTGCTCGTTGCCAACGACGCCGGCGAGGCGAAATCATGA
- a CDS encoding HNH endonuclease signature motif containing protein produces MNGRRLEIFQKIMSRVFIDPVTGCWIWRGPTSGKTGRGKDYPRMSLGGQTVAVHLVMWTNEHGYIPGKKQLDHKCRNRLCVNPDPKHTELVTHKQNQRRRDQARAAAMLGHNGGPPLECEEITQ; encoded by the coding sequence ATGAACGGCCGCCGGCTGGAAATCTTCCAAAAGATCATGTCGCGGGTTTTCATCGACCCCGTTACCGGCTGCTGGATCTGGCGAGGCCCAACATCGGGAAAGACAGGCCGAGGCAAGGATTACCCGCGCATGTCGCTCGGCGGCCAGACGGTCGCCGTGCACCTGGTCATGTGGACCAACGAGCACGGTTACATTCCCGGTAAGAAGCAGCTCGACCACAAATGCCGCAACCGCCTTTGCGTCAATCCGGACCCGAAGCACACGGAGCTGGTGACACATAAGCAGAACCAGAGGCGACGCGACCAAGCGCGCGCAGCTGCCATGCTCGGCCACAACGGCGGGCCACCGCTCGAATGCGAGGAGATCACCCAATGA
- a CDS encoding tyrosine-type recombinase/integrase, whose product MPKRLDDKLPKGVSLDRDWRTREARYYFRAPGRKKVRLKETPGTDAFDKEVACARLGIPYVPEGTEPPPAGVTLKRDPAEGTVDWLYAEYKRRATISAGVMARRATILEEVCDYKFGTARCGDLPYADMRKRHVVEIRDAVRDKPGSRNDVKKAISALFAWAVESDLAQMNPAAKIKLLHSGDGFHTWTVDEVRQYEAIHGAGTKARLMLHLALYTGLRLDSLSIVGLQHIRNGQLTIRPEKTRKSSGVIVDIPVLPELQKTIEECPTGNLTFLVTEFGKPFTTNGLGNKMRDWCDQAGLFHCTTHGLRKAGATIAAENGATDEELMAIFGWTTKNQTTTYTKKARRKQMAAGAMHKLVPEQK is encoded by the coding sequence ATGCCAAAAAGGCTTGATGACAAACTGCCGAAGGGCGTGAGCCTCGATCGCGACTGGCGCACCAGGGAAGCCCGCTACTATTTTCGCGCACCAGGTCGCAAGAAAGTGCGCCTCAAGGAGACGCCCGGGACGGATGCCTTCGATAAGGAAGTCGCCTGCGCCCGCCTTGGAATACCCTACGTGCCCGAAGGCACAGAGCCGCCGCCTGCCGGTGTGACGCTGAAACGAGATCCCGCCGAAGGAACCGTCGATTGGCTCTATGCGGAGTACAAGCGCCGCGCAACCATCAGCGCCGGCGTCATGGCGCGTCGCGCGACCATCCTGGAAGAGGTCTGCGATTACAAGTTCGGCACAGCTCGTTGTGGCGACCTACCCTATGCTGACATGCGCAAGCGCCATGTCGTCGAGATCCGCGACGCCGTCCGAGACAAACCGGGTTCGCGCAACGATGTGAAGAAGGCCATCTCCGCATTGTTCGCTTGGGCCGTCGAAAGCGACCTCGCGCAGATGAACCCGGCCGCGAAGATCAAACTCTTACACTCCGGCGACGGCTTCCACACGTGGACGGTCGACGAGGTGCGCCAGTACGAGGCCATACACGGCGCCGGCACGAAGGCGCGCCTCATGCTGCACCTGGCGCTCTACACCGGCCTGCGACTCGACAGTCTCTCCATTGTCGGCCTCCAGCATATTCGCAATGGCCAATTGACCATCCGTCCGGAGAAGACGCGCAAGTCGAGCGGCGTCATCGTCGACATTCCGGTGCTGCCGGAGCTGCAAAAGACAATCGAAGAGTGCCCGACTGGAAACCTGACCTTCCTCGTCACCGAGTTCGGCAAACCATTCACAACGAACGGCCTCGGCAACAAGATGCGGGACTGGTGCGACCAGGCCGGATTGTTCCATTGCACCACTCACGGCCTGCGGAAAGCCGGCGCCACGATCGCCGCCGAGAACGGCGCGACGGACGAAGAGCTGATGGCAATTTTCGGCTGGACCACGAAGAACCAGACGACGACCTACACCAAGAAAGCCCGCCGCAAACAGATGGCGGCAGGCGCCATGCATAAGCTCGTGCCGGAACAAAAGTAG
- a CDS encoding disulfide bond formation protein B: MIDAATQSRQHLLIAVIVTLGMAATVGGALGFEHVGGYIPCALCLLQRDPYYWGIPVGVLAIATTAFKLPAWTTRTLLLIVGILMLVGAGMGVYHSGAEWGFWEGPSTCATTAQGISSNVGDLLGDLDSKHGPSCTEASLRVLGLSFAGWNVIASLILAAIALRGAAKAR; encoded by the coding sequence ATGATCGACGCCGCCACCCAATCCCGCCAGCATTTGCTGATCGCCGTTATCGTAACACTCGGCATGGCGGCGACCGTGGGCGGCGCGCTCGGCTTCGAGCATGTCGGTGGCTATATTCCCTGCGCGCTCTGCCTGTTGCAGCGCGATCCCTACTACTGGGGCATCCCGGTCGGTGTTTTGGCAATCGCCACGACCGCGTTCAAACTGCCGGCGTGGACGACACGCACGCTGCTTCTCATCGTCGGCATCCTGATGCTGGTCGGCGCCGGCATGGGCGTCTATCACTCGGGCGCCGAATGGGGCTTCTGGGAAGGACCGTCCACCTGCGCCACGACCGCGCAAGGGATTTCGTCGAATGTCGGTGATCTGCTGGGCGATCTCGATTCCAAGCATGGCCCGTCGTGCACCGAAGCCTCCTTGCGGGTGCTCGGGCTCTCCTTTGCCGGATGGAATGTGATCGCCAGCCTCATCCTCGCAGCAATCGCCTTGCGCGGTGCGGCAAAGGCGCGCTGA
- a CDS encoding HNH endonuclease produces the protein MTIAVSPQALPALVLNADYRPLSYYPLSLWSWQDAIKAVFLDRVNILAEYEHSVSSPSFSMRLPSVVCLKSYVQPSRHPAFTRFNVFLRDKFECQYCGSPDDLTFDHVVPRAHGGQTTWDNVVAACSPCNLRKGSKLPKQAGMFPHQRPFQPTVQDLHNNGRLFPPNHLHESWMDYLYWDVELQP, from the coding sequence TTGACGATTGCAGTCTCACCACAGGCCTTGCCGGCGCTCGTCTTGAACGCTGACTATAGGCCGCTGAGTTACTACCCCTTGTCGCTTTGGTCCTGGCAGGACGCGATCAAGGCCGTCTTCCTTGACCGTGTAAATATCCTTGCCGAGTACGAACATTCGGTGTCGTCTCCGAGCTTCTCGATGCGACTGCCGAGCGTTGTTTGCCTCAAGAGCTACGTGCAGCCCTCACGCCACCCGGCCTTCACCCGGTTCAACGTGTTCCTGCGCGATAAATTCGAATGCCAGTATTGCGGTTCGCCCGACGATCTCACCTTCGATCACGTGGTGCCCCGCGCTCACGGCGGCCAGACGACCTGGGACAATGTCGTCGCAGCCTGCTCGCCCTGCAATCTACGCAAGGGCAGCAAGCTGCCGAAGCAAGCCGGCATGTTCCCGCACCAGAGGCCTTTCCAGCCGACGGTGCAGGACCTGCACAACAACGGCCGGCTCTTCCCGCCGAACCATCTGCATGAAAGCTGGATGGACTATCTCTACTGGGACGTCGAACTGCAGCCCTGA
- a CDS encoding DNA-3-methyladenine glycosylase family protein, translating to MRIIRTHEDIEAGLSGLVMLDARLGHVVARAGPVPLRRTDPGYRGLASIIVSQMVSKASAAAIWRRMEEKLGEVTAAGVNSLSDEDCRAIGLSRAKAEALRRVAEVVVSGQIDLDAICNIEGSEAIRELTAIKGVGRWTAEVYLLFCAGHPDVFPSGDVALQNAIGHGLGLELRPSAREIDSLAASWSPWRSVAARLFWAYYSQEMRRDAVPVTP from the coding sequence ATGCGGATCATCCGGACACATGAGGATATCGAGGCCGGGCTGTCAGGCCTGGTGATGCTCGATGCGCGCCTCGGGCACGTCGTTGCGAGAGCCGGCCCGGTGCCGCTCCGGCGCACCGATCCCGGCTATCGCGGCCTTGCCAGCATCATCGTCTCGCAAATGGTCTCGAAGGCAAGTGCGGCTGCGATCTGGCGGCGCATGGAAGAAAAGCTCGGCGAGGTCACGGCGGCAGGCGTCAATTCGCTGAGCGACGAGGATTGCCGGGCGATCGGGCTGTCGCGGGCGAAGGCCGAGGCGCTGAGGCGCGTGGCCGAGGTGGTCGTCAGCGGTCAGATCGATCTCGACGCGATCTGCAACATCGAAGGATCGGAGGCGATCCGGGAGCTGACGGCGATCAAGGGGGTGGGGCGCTGGACGGCGGAAGTCTATCTGCTCTTCTGCGCCGGTCATCCGGATGTCTTTCCCTCCGGCGACGTCGCGCTGCAAAACGCGATCGGTCACGGACTGGGCCTCGAACTGCGCCCGAGCGCACGCGAAATTGATTCGCTCGCCGCTTCGTGGTCGCCCTGGCGCAGCGTCGCCGCACGCCTCTTCTGGGCCTATTATTCACAGGAAATGCGTCGTGATGCTGTTCCTGTGACACCTTGA
- the gluQRS gene encoding tRNA glutamyl-Q(34) synthetase GluQRS, whose amino-acid sequence MPDTPPVFRFAPSPNGLLHLGHALSAVLNHDMAKAANGRFLLRIEDIDQTRCRPEFEAAIFEDLAWLGLDWERPVRRQSEHLDAYASALQRLDMLGVIYPSVMTRGEIKAAVADAEAGGQTWPRDPDGSPLYPGRERELPQTERAALTAGGKAYAWRLDMEKAIALLGKDHLSWAESGHGPEDETGTIIADPAAWGDVILSRSDAPSSYHLSVVVDDALQGITHVVRGRDLYHATSVHRLLQRLLDLPEPLYHHHRLILGPDGRKLSKSNQDTGIAAFRAAGRTAEEIRALIG is encoded by the coding sequence ATGCCTGACACGCCACCCGTTTTCCGTTTTGCCCCGAGCCCCAACGGGCTGCTCCATCTCGGCCACGCGCTTTCCGCGGTGCTGAACCATGACATGGCGAAGGCCGCGAACGGGCGTTTCCTGCTGCGCATCGAGGATATCGACCAGACCCGCTGCCGCCCGGAATTCGAGGCGGCGATCTTCGAAGACCTTGCCTGGCTCGGCCTCGACTGGGAGCGCCCGGTGCGCCGGCAATCGGAACATCTCGACGCCTACGCGTCGGCGCTTCAACGGCTGGACATGCTGGGTGTCATCTACCCCTCGGTCATGACCCGCGGCGAAATCAAGGCCGCCGTTGCCGATGCGGAAGCCGGCGGCCAGACCTGGCCGCGCGATCCGGACGGCAGCCCGCTCTATCCCGGCCGCGAGCGCGAATTGCCCCAAACCGAGCGCGCGGCTCTCACCGCGGGCGGCAAGGCCTATGCTTGGCGGCTCGACATGGAGAAGGCCATCGCGCTTTTGGGAAAAGACCACCTGAGCTGGGCCGAGAGCGGCCATGGTCCTGAGGACGAAACCGGCACCATCATCGCCGACCCCGCCGCCTGGGGCGACGTGATCCTGTCGCGCTCCGATGCGCCGTCAAGCTACCATCTATCCGTCGTCGTCGACGACGCGTTGCAGGGCATCACCCATGTGGTGCGCGGCCGCGACCTCTATCATGCGACCTCCGTGCACCGGCTGCTGCAGCGGCTTCTCGATCTGCCGGAACCGCTCTATCACCATCACCGGCTGATCCTCGGCCCGGATGGGCGCAAGCTGTCGAAGAGCAACCAGGATACCGGCATCGCCGCTTTCCGCGCCGCCGGTCGCACAGCGGAGGAAATCCGCGCGCTAATCGGCTAG
- a CDS encoding YihY/virulence factor BrkB family protein: MPAFIRITWKVVFDALWHFSLDDGWAMASHVALSSLLAVFPFLIFGTALGSFLGADQFAETAVHLIFDAWPESIAKPIADEIVRVLTIPRGGLLTVSVLAAAYFASNGVEALRVSLNRAYRVTESRYWYVTRLASLGFVLAGVLILAALSILLVAVPLAVRYAGQWLPWLGGVLATVDNWSLPLALVVLTSGLLVSHLWLPDGHRKVIDVLPGIALTLVCWTIGAYAFASYLATFATYVSTYAGLASIMIVLVFLYMIAAIFIIGAEINAAILKYRVKSMVRRSFQLRNGNDAAREEQDLAD, translated from the coding sequence ATGCCAGCGTTTATACGCATCACCTGGAAAGTCGTGTTCGATGCGCTCTGGCACTTCAGCCTCGACGACGGTTGGGCGATGGCGAGCCATGTGGCGCTGTCGTCGCTGCTCGCCGTCTTTCCCTTCCTGATTTTCGGCACGGCGCTCGGCAGCTTTCTCGGGGCCGACCAGTTTGCCGAAACGGCGGTGCATCTGATTTTCGATGCCTGGCCGGAATCGATCGCCAAGCCCATCGCCGACGAAATCGTGCGGGTGCTGACGATCCCGCGCGGTGGGCTCTTGACCGTTTCGGTGCTGGCCGCCGCCTATTTCGCCTCCAACGGCGTCGAGGCGCTGCGCGTCTCGCTCAATCGCGCCTATCGAGTGACCGAGAGCCGCTACTGGTACGTCACTCGGCTTGCGAGCCTCGGCTTCGTGCTTGCCGGCGTCCTGATCCTGGCCGCACTCAGCATTCTGCTCGTCGCCGTGCCGCTGGCGGTGCGTTATGCCGGACAGTGGCTCCCCTGGCTTGGTGGCGTGCTTGCGACCGTCGACAACTGGAGCCTGCCGCTCGCTCTCGTCGTGCTGACCAGCGGATTGCTCGTGTCCCATCTCTGGCTGCCGGATGGGCACCGTAAAGTGATCGACGTTTTGCCGGGCATCGCGCTGACGCTCGTTTGCTGGACGATCGGCGCTTATGCCTTTGCTTCGTACCTCGCGACCTTCGCCACCTATGTGTCTACCTATGCTGGCCTGGCGTCGATCATGATCGTGCTGGTGTTTCTCTACATGATCGCTGCAATCTTCATCATCGGCGCCGAGATCAATGCGGCGATCCTCAAATACAGGGTCAAGAGCATGGTGCGGCGCAGCTTCCAGCTGCGCAATGGCAACGACGCGGCCCGCGAGGAGCAGGACCTAGCCGATTAG
- a CDS encoding SDR family oxidoreductase has product MTDRPTIIVTGCSSGIGAHCARALHADGWRVFATVRREENRQSLESEGIETFLMDYTKPESIAALADTVLALSGGRIDALFNNGAYGQAGAVEDLPTEALRLQLETNVIGWHDLTRRVIPAMRARGSGRIVQCSSILGIVPYRWRGAYNASKFAIEGLSLTLKMELAGSGIEVSLIEPGPITSKFTANAVTYIERFIDLKNSVHRVEYERQMRRLKGESKPAAGKLGPEAVYAVLKHALTAKKPKPHYIVTRPARQGALLKKLLPAALFYRIIGRLG; this is encoded by the coding sequence ATGACGGATCGCCCCACAATCATTGTCACCGGATGCTCCTCCGGAATCGGCGCCCATTGCGCACGCGCGCTTCATGCCGACGGCTGGCGGGTCTTTGCGACCGTGCGCCGGGAAGAGAACCGGCAATCGCTTGAAAGCGAGGGCATCGAGACCTTTCTGATGGACTACACCAAGCCGGAGAGCATCGCTGCCCTGGCCGATACGGTGCTGGCGCTTTCCGGCGGGCGCATCGACGCGCTGTTCAACAACGGCGCCTATGGCCAGGCGGGTGCGGTCGAGGATCTGCCGACCGAGGCGCTGAGGCTCCAGCTCGAGACCAACGTGATTGGCTGGCACGACCTGACGCGGCGGGTGATCCCCGCGATGCGGGCGCGCGGCAGCGGCCGCATCGTGCAGTGCTCTTCCATCCTCGGCATCGTGCCCTATCGCTGGCGCGGCGCCTACAACGCCTCCAAGTTTGCGATCGAGGGCCTGTCCCTCACCCTCAAGATGGAGCTGGCCGGCAGCGGTATCGAGGTGAGCCTGATCGAGCCAGGGCCGATCACATCGAAATTCACCGCCAATGCCGTTACCTATATCGAGCGCTTCATCGACCTCAAGAATTCGGTGCACCGCGTCGAATACGAGCGGCAGATGCGACGCCTGAAAGGCGAAAGCAAACCCGCGGCCGGAAAGCTCGGCCCGGAGGCGGTTTATGCGGTTTTGAAGCACGCACTGACAGCAAAGAAACCGAAACCGCACTATATTGTAACAAGGCCAGCCAGACAGGGCGCGCTTCTGAAGAAGCTCCTGCCGGCGGCACTGTTTTATCGCATCATCGGCCGACTTGGCTGA
- a CDS encoding twin transmembrane helix small protein, producing the protein MSSFFTGLTLFVMGLVVIVLIRGLVNMAKGGSGNTSNKLMQARVLLQAIAIVLIMVTLWITGGGRPT; encoded by the coding sequence ATGTCCAGCTTCTTTACCGGCTTGACCCTGTTCGTCATGGGCCTGGTCGTGATCGTTTTGATCCGCGGCCTCGTGAACATGGCAAAGGGTGGCAGCGGCAACACGTCCAACAAGTTGATGCAGGCGCGTGTACTGTTGCAGGCAATCGCGATCGTGCTCATCATGGTGACCCTTTGGATCACCGGCGGCGGCCGTCCGACCTGA
- a CDS encoding cob(I)yrinic acid a,c-diamide adenosyltransferase, which translates to MVKLNKIYTRTGDNGTTGLVSGPRRLKSDLRVDAYGAVDETNAFVGLARQHTAGNVDLDAALMRIQNDLFDLGADLATPDTGEPPQYEPLRIVAAQVTWLETEIDRLNTELDPLRSFVLPAGSPASAALHVARTVARRAERQVVALAQIEGEVVSTEAIAYINRLSDFLFVAARFANDKGQADVLWIPGKNR; encoded by the coding sequence ATGGTGAAGCTCAACAAGATCTATACCCGGACGGGTGACAACGGCACCACCGGGCTCGTCTCCGGCCCGCGCCGGCTGAAGAGCGATCTGCGCGTCGATGCTTATGGCGCAGTGGACGAAACCAATGCCTTCGTCGGCCTGGCTCGGCAGCATACGGCCGGCAACGTCGATCTCGACGCCGCACTGATGCGGATCCAGAACGATCTCTTCGATCTCGGCGCGGATCTCGCAACACCCGACACCGGCGAGCCGCCGCAATACGAACCGCTGCGCATCGTCGCAGCGCAGGTGACCTGGCTCGAAACCGAAATCGACCGGCTGAATACCGAACTTGATCCCTTGCGCTCCTTCGTGCTTCCGGCCGGAAGCCCCGCCTCCGCAGCCCTCCACGTCGCCCGCACGGTCGCACGCCGTGCGGAACGCCAGGTGGTGGCCCTTGCCCAGATCGAAGGTGAAGTCGTCAGCACGGAAGCCATCGCCTATATCAATCGCCTGTCGGATTTCCTGTTCGTCGCGGCGCGCTTTGCAAATGACAAAGGTCAAGCCGACGTCCTTTGGATTCCCGGAAAAAACAGATAA
- a CDS encoding rhomboid family intramembrane serine protease: MFIPLHDTNTLKHIKVQYVTISLIVINIAVWLITGPIASEQFTNAALLGFGYIPALIFDYAQLDPSLVVVPDGFTFVTYSFLHGDFMHLAMNMLFLWVFGDNVEDALGHFRYLAFYLLCAAAGALAHGLLDPASEAPLIGASGAISGVVAAYFLLHPKVRVWVLVFFRIPLPLPAAIPLAFWIGQQFFMLVVDPGSGVSWSAHVGGIVAGLVLVVILRRRDVPLFDRTIVTPRAVRHKAEPVTASQPPSSDATRSPVPWGRQTGS, translated from the coding sequence ATGTTCATACCGCTTCACGATACGAACACCCTGAAGCACATCAAGGTCCAGTACGTCACGATCAGCCTGATCGTCATCAACATTGCCGTCTGGCTGATCACCGGACCGATTGCCTCCGAGCAATTCACCAACGCCGCGCTGCTGGGCTTCGGCTATATCCCGGCGCTCATTTTCGACTACGCGCAGCTTGATCCCTCGCTCGTCGTCGTCCCCGACGGCTTCACCTTCGTCACCTATTCCTTCCTGCATGGCGACTTCATGCACCTCGCCATGAACATGCTGTTCCTCTGGGTGTTCGGCGACAATGTCGAGGATGCGCTCGGGCACTTCCGCTATCTCGCCTTCTATCTTCTCTGCGCGGCTGCAGGCGCACTGGCGCATGGGCTTCTCGACCCGGCCTCCGAGGCGCCGTTGATCGGCGCATCGGGCGCGATCTCCGGCGTCGTTGCCGCCTATTTCCTGCTACACCCGAAGGTGCGCGTCTGGGTGCTTGTCTTCTTCCGCATCCCGCTGCCCTTGCCCGCGGCCATCCCGCTTGCCTTCTGGATCGGCCAGCAGTTCTTCATGCTGGTCGTCGATCCCGGCAGCGGCGTGTCCTGGAGCGCCCATGTCGGCGGCATCGTCGCGGGCCTGGTTCTGGTTGTCATTTTGCGACGCCGCGATGTGCCGCTTTTCGACCGCACGATCGTCACGCCGCGCGCCGTCCGGCACAAGGCCGAACCGGTCACCGCAAGCCAACCGCCGTCGTCAGATGCGACAAGATCGCCCGTTCCCTGGGGACGCCAGACCGGATCCTGA
- a CDS encoding electron transfer flavoprotein subunit beta/FixA family protein translates to MKILVTVKRVVDYNVKIRVKADGSGVELANVKMSMNPFDEISVEEALRLKEAGKAEEVVVVSVGPAKAEETLRTALAMGADRAILVETEDQVEPLAVAKIVKGVAEAEQPGLIIVGKQAIDDDSNQTGQMLSALLGWAQGTFASKVEIGDGKATVTREVDGGLQTIDIKLPAVVTTDLRLNEPRYASLPNIMKAKKKPLDKKSPADFGVDTAARLKVLKTEEPSGRKAGIKVKSVAELVEKLKTEAGVL, encoded by the coding sequence ATGAAAATACTTGTGACGGTGAAGCGGGTCGTTGACTACAACGTCAAGATCCGCGTGAAGGCAGACGGTTCGGGCGTCGAACTTGCGAACGTGAAGATGTCGATGAACCCCTTCGACGAAATCTCGGTCGAAGAAGCGCTCAGGCTGAAGGAAGCCGGCAAGGCTGAGGAAGTCGTCGTCGTTTCCGTTGGTCCGGCCAAGGCCGAAGAGACGCTGCGCACGGCGCTCGCCATGGGGGCCGACCGCGCCATCCTGGTTGAGACCGAAGACCAGGTCGAGCCGCTCGCTGTCGCCAAGATCGTCAAGGGTGTGGCCGAGGCTGAACAGCCGGGCCTGATTATCGTCGGCAAGCAGGCAATCGACGACGATTCGAACCAGACCGGCCAGATGCTGTCCGCCCTGCTCGGCTGGGCGCAAGGCACCTTCGCCTCCAAGGTCGAGATCGGCGATGGCAAAGCAACCGTGACGCGCGAAGTCGACGGCGGTCTGCAGACGATCGACATCAAGCTGCCGGCCGTCGTTACCACCGACCTGCGCCTGAACGAGCCGCGCTACGCCTCACTGCCGAACATCATGAAGGCGAAGAAGAAGCCGCTCGACAAGAAGTCGCCGGCCGACTTCGGCGTCGACACCGCCGCCCGCCTCAAGGTGCTGAAGACCGAGGAGCCGTCGGGCCGCAAGGCCGGCATCAAGGTCAAGTCGGTCGCCGAGCTCGTCGAAAAGCTCAAAACCGAAGCCGGCGTGCTCTGA